The following proteins are encoded in a genomic region of Haloarcula marina:
- the nirK gene encoding copper-containing nitrite reductase produces the protein MSTIPTATRRRVLQALGAGTAVMAGCAGAPGDSAEEQTTEQRTEPQEPAMNPAKSTDVDRVAADPTDIPDPISRSSPTSHSFELTTQEVVAEVEPGVTYTYMTFDEQIPGPMLRVRQGDTVELTVTNESSNSMPHNVDLHAVRGTGGGAEASMVAPGETATFKFKATYPGAFIYHCAVPNMDMHISSGMFGLIVVEPKEGLPEVDREFYFGQHELYTTGEAGEEGHHDFDMEAMAAEDPTYVLLNGEKYAITPDRYGAPTLEVGETARVFFVTGGPNLDSSFHPIGSVWDKVWQQGSVAGPANRYVQTTPVKPGSAAVAEFHAEVPGPIKLVDHALSRVARKGMLGIINREGPKNAEVFDPDP, from the coding sequence ATGTCCACGATTCCGACCGCGACGCGCCGCCGTGTACTACAGGCGCTCGGTGCCGGAACCGCCGTGATGGCGGGCTGTGCCGGCGCGCCGGGCGACTCGGCGGAGGAACAGACCACCGAACAGCGGACCGAACCACAGGAACCTGCCATGAATCCCGCAAAGAGCACCGACGTGGACCGTGTCGCAGCCGACCCGACCGACATTCCCGACCCCATCAGCCGTTCGTCTCCGACGTCCCACAGTTTCGAACTGACGACCCAAGAGGTGGTCGCCGAGGTCGAACCCGGCGTCACCTACACCTACATGACCTTCGACGAGCAGATTCCCGGCCCGATGCTCCGGGTCCGGCAGGGGGACACCGTCGAACTGACGGTCACGAACGAGTCGAGCAACTCCATGCCCCACAACGTCGACCTCCACGCCGTCCGCGGCACCGGCGGCGGCGCGGAGGCGTCGATGGTCGCTCCGGGCGAGACGGCGACGTTCAAGTTCAAGGCGACCTACCCCGGCGCGTTCATCTACCACTGTGCGGTCCCGAACATGGACATGCACATCTCCTCCGGGATGTTCGGGCTCATCGTCGTCGAACCCAAGGAGGGCCTCCCCGAGGTCGACCGGGAGTTCTACTTCGGCCAGCACGAACTGTACACGACCGGCGAGGCCGGTGAGGAGGGTCACCACGACTTCGACATGGAGGCGATGGCCGCCGAGGACCCCACCTACGTCTTGCTGAACGGCGAGAAGTACGCCATCACGCCGGATCGCTACGGCGCGCCGACCCTCGAAGTCGGGGAGACGGCGCGGGTGTTCTTCGTCACCGGCGGCCCCAACTTAGACTCCAGTTTCCACCCCATCGGGAGCGTCTGGGACAAGGTCTGGCAGCAGGGGTCGGTGGCCGGCCCCGCAAACCGGTACGTCCAGACCACGCCCGTCAAGCCGGGGTCGGCCGCCGTCGCGGAGTTCCACGCCGAAGTGCCCGGCCCGATAAAACTGGTCGACCACGCCCTCTCGCGGGTCGCCCGCAAGGGGATGCTCGGCATCATCAACCGCGAAGGGCCGAAAAACGCCGAGGTGTTCGACCCCGACCCCTGA
- a CDS encoding CGCGG family putative rSAM-modified RiPP protein, translating into MQPSGMVTSDDASLTDHVHENSWSANLETPDHAEDRQLVTEQAVEAVAKTASGHHVNLVTHGDHGHPESYLYAVLDERFDERIDYEYVEQCGCGGHVTRVHVH; encoded by the coding sequence ATGCAACCGTCGGGTATGGTGACGAGCGACGACGCGTCCCTGACCGACCACGTCCACGAGAACTCGTGGTCGGCGAACCTGGAGACGCCCGACCACGCCGAGGACCGACAGTTGGTGACCGAACAGGCCGTCGAGGCCGTCGCGAAGACGGCGTCGGGCCACCACGTGAATCTGGTGACCCACGGGGACCACGGCCACCCCGAATCGTATCTCTACGCGGTCCTCGACGAGCGGTTCGACGAACGCATCGATTACGAGTACGTCGAGCAGTGTGGCTGTGGCGGCCACGTCACGAGGGTACACGTCCACTGA
- a CDS encoding SRPBCC family protein, translating to MERVTVSRQFEADPGTVRDAIADTAAFMRGAEFDTVEYDGDSLYIENRVGLFNIELELRVVSEADAALVYEQREGVFESMRTEYHVEGGDGGTTVTATTEYESLDLSVVGELLDSSIVRRQRRKELASQFDWLAERVE from the coding sequence ATGGAGCGTGTCACAGTCTCGCGACAGTTCGAGGCAGACCCCGGGACGGTGCGCGACGCGATAGCCGACACCGCCGCGTTCATGCGCGGTGCGGAGTTCGACACCGTCGAGTACGACGGCGACAGTCTCTACATCGAGAACCGGGTGGGACTGTTCAACATCGAACTCGAACTCCGCGTGGTGTCCGAGGCGGACGCGGCACTCGTCTACGAGCAACGCGAGGGGGTCTTCGAGTCGATGCGGACCGAGTACCACGTCGAGGGCGGCGACGGCGGGACGACGGTCACGGCGACGACCGAATACGAGTCGCTGGATCTCTCGGTCGTCGGCGAACTGCTCGATTCGAGCATCGTCCGTCGCCAGCGCCGAAAGGAGCTAGCCTCGCAGTTCGACTGGTTGGCCGAGCGCGTAGAGTGA
- a CDS encoding radical SAM protein: MFGDIDYDERPLVLIWELTQACELACKHCRADAHPQRHPDELTTTEGKALLDEARQFGEGQLVVLSGGDPLAREDVVELVDYGTDRGLQMTLTPSGTTSLTADALADLDDAGLRRLALSLDGGSEAAHDAFRGEDGSFEATVRAAEAARERGIPLQVNTTVCAETVEQLPAIRDLVADLGAVLWSVFFLVPVGRGRVLTPVAPERAESVMEWLHDVADEARFGVKTTEAPHYRRVAAQRADGERDGLRRRKGVRAGKGFAFVSHTGEVYPSGFLPESAGTVREESVVDIYREADLFESLRDDGALRGDCGACEFRAVCGGSRSRAYAHTGDPLAEDPLCAYEPGTDRQPADD, translated from the coding sequence ATGTTCGGAGACATCGACTACGACGAGCGACCGCTGGTACTCATCTGGGAACTGACGCAGGCCTGTGAGTTGGCCTGCAAGCACTGCCGGGCCGACGCCCATCCCCAACGGCATCCCGACGAACTCACCACCACGGAGGGGAAGGCGCTGTTGGACGAGGCCCGGCAGTTCGGCGAGGGGCAGTTGGTCGTCCTCTCGGGCGGGGACCCCCTCGCGCGCGAGGACGTGGTCGAACTGGTCGACTACGGGACCGACCGCGGCCTCCAGATGACGCTGACGCCGAGCGGAACCACGTCCCTGACCGCCGACGCCCTCGCCGACCTCGACGACGCGGGGCTTCGGCGACTGGCGCTGTCTCTCGACGGCGGGAGCGAGGCGGCCCACGACGCGTTCCGGGGCGAGGACGGGAGTTTCGAGGCCACCGTCCGGGCGGCGGAGGCGGCCCGCGAGCGCGGCATCCCACTGCAGGTCAACACGACCGTCTGTGCTGAGACGGTCGAGCAGTTACCGGCCATCCGTGACCTCGTCGCCGACCTCGGGGCGGTGCTGTGGTCCGTGTTCTTCCTCGTCCCCGTCGGCCGTGGACGGGTCCTGACGCCCGTCGCGCCCGAGCGCGCGGAATCGGTGATGGAGTGGCTCCACGACGTGGCAGACGAGGCCCGCTTCGGCGTCAAGACGACCGAGGCCCCTCACTACCGCCGGGTCGCCGCTCAGCGGGCGGACGGCGAACGCGACGGCCTCCGCCGCCGGAAGGGGGTCCGGGCTGGCAAGGGCTTCGCGTTCGTCAGCCACACCGGCGAGGTGTACCCCTCGGGGTTCCTGCCGGAGTCGGCCGGAACCGTCCGCGAGGAGTCGGTCGTGGACATCTACCGCGAGGCCGACCTGTTCGAGTCCCTGCGCGACGACGGTGCCCTCCGCGGGGACTGCGGGGCCTGCGAGTTCCGCGCAGTCTGCGGTGGGAGTCGGTCCCGCGCGTACGCCCACACGGGCGACCCGCTGGCCGAGGACCCGCTCTGTGCGTACGAACCGGGGACGGACCGACAGCCAGCGGACGACTGA